Part of the Pirellulales bacterium genome is shown below.
AGCGGCCGCTTCGAGAAAACGCTGCCGCGCGGTCTCAGGCGAGGCGAACGAGCCGTCGGTCAGGTAAACCAGCGTGCGGCGCGATCCGGCCGCCTGGCCAACGGCATCGAGAATAGCCCCCACCCCGGCGCGCTTGGTCGCATAACAATCGGCCAACTCGCCCGTCATCGTGACGGCCAAGACCTCCGCGGCGGGCGCGGCCGCGAGCACTGCGACCAGCGCATCGCCCAAGCGCCCGGGTTGCTGCCACAAAGGGAAGGGGCGTGCGACGGCGAAGCCGCAGCCATCGGCCAGCTTGAGATTCGCCCCGCCGATATCGAGCGCCAGCACGTTCATGTGCAGGACCTGGTTGACGAACACGCTTCCGCGGCGCCGGGCGCGATCTCGACCTCGCCCGCGGGAGTGAAGCGTACTGCCCCGTCTCGAAACCGGCAAAGGGGGGCCCGGCCAGCGACGACCTCGAGCAGGGCCGCGGCCAGGTTCGTCTCGGCTGCGGCCCTCAGCCCGACGTACGAGGTCGTCAGCCGCGGGTTAATCTCGATCACCGTGTCTTCGCGGCCCTGTTCGTCATCGCCCAGCATGAGATCGACGCCGACAAAGCCACGCGGCCCGGGCAAGGCCCCGACGGCGCGCATGGCCAGCGCGCGTGCTCGCGCGGCGCGAGCGCCGCACAACGGCAGCGATCCGCCTGCATATTCCAGCAATCCATCGGCCCCCATGCGGATCGCCTGACGGCAGGGTTCCAACGGCACGTGCACCTCGGGGCCGCAGAGGATCAGGACGCTCGCCGGCTGGCCTTCGACAAATCGCTCACAATGCCACCGCTCGCGCCCGCCTTCCGCGAACGCCAGCGGCGCGGGCCCTGTCACCAGACGGGTGTGCTGGCAGCCGCAACCGAAGCGCGGCTTCACAATCATCGAACCCTGATCGCCGGTCTCGTCGACCGTCGCCGGCACCGGCACGGCGTGCCGGGCCAGCCACGCATTGAGCCGGCGCTTGTCACCGCACAGGCGCATCAATTCGTCA
Proteins encoded:
- a CDS encoding ATP-grasp domain-containing protein, whose product is MRVLIYESVFAEGPVRDDWRALRPEARAMLASVALDLAAVPGCEVTVVAAPATELRLKGVRTIADAREAFARCEALLVICPEDDAPALALIAEARRRGVRLLNCDDELMRLCGDKRRLNAWLARHAVPVPATVDETGDQGSMIVKPRFGCGCQHTRLVTGPAPLAFAEGGRERWHCERFVEGQPASVLILCGPEVHVPLEPCRQAIRMGADGLLEYAGGSLPLCGARAARARALAMRAVGALPGPRGFVGVDLMLGDDEQGREDTVIEINPRLTTSYVGLRAAAETNLAAALLEVVAGRAPLCRFRDGAVRFTPAGEVEIAPGAAEACSSTRSCT